The Enterobacter huaxiensis sequence CCCAGGCAAAAGCCAAATACAAAGCCCCGATGAGCGACGCGCTGCGGCAGCTGGCGAACGTCTTTATTCCGCTGATCCCGGCGTTTATTGCCTCGGGGCTGATAACCGGGATTATCAACATCCTCAAGCGCCCGGATATTGTCGGGGACTTTGCCACCCACTATCCGAACCTGCTGGGTATTCTCGGGATCTTCGGCAGCGCGGTGTTCGCCATCATGAACATTCTGGTCGGGGTGAACACCGCGAAGGTGTTTGGCGGATCGCTGGCCATGGGCGGCGTTATGGCGGGGATCCTGTCCAGCCCGCAGCTGGCGCAGATTACGCTGTTTGGCGAGGCGCTACAGCCCGGCCGGGGCGGGGTGATTGCGGTGCTGCTGGTGGTCATCCTGATGTGCTGGATTGAAAAACGGCTTCGCGCAGTCCTGCCCGGGTCGATCGAGTTAATCCTTAACCCGCTGCTGACCACGCTGATTACCGGCAGCGTAGCCATTGTGGCGCTGCAGCCGCTGGGCGGTTGGATCTCTGAGGCAATAGCGCACGGTGCATCTCTGGCTATCGACCGCGGCGGCCTGTTAGTGGGCGCTGTGCTCTCCGGCACCTTCCTGCCGTTAGTGCTGACGGGTCTGCATCAGGGGCTGGTTCCCATCCACGTCGAGCTGGTGCAGGCGCACGGCTATAACGCGCTTCTGCCGATCCTGTCGATGGCGGGCGTGGGGCAGGTCGGTGCGGCTATCGCCGTGCTGATGAAAACACGCAACGCGCGCCTCAAAAAGGTCATCAAAGGGGCGCTGCCTGTCGGATTGCTCGGAATTGGCGAGCCGCTGATTTTTGGCGTTACGCTGCCTTTAGGTAAACCTTTTCTCGCCGCTTGTCTCGGGGGCGCCGTGGGCGGGGCGCTGGTCAGCTACTGGAAAGTGGCAACCGTCATCACCTTTGGTATTTCCGGTTTACCGCTGGCATTAACCATCGTGACCGGAAAAGTCATGCTCTATCTGTTAGGCTATTTAGTAGCGGTGATCGCCGGGTTCCTGTTTACCTGGCTGTTAGGATTCAACGACCCAGAGGAGTAAGGTTTGGCAAATCACGAGCGTCGCGTTGTTTTTTTCGACCTGGATGGAACGCTGCATCAGCAGGATATGTTCGGCACCTTTATGCGCTACCTGCTGCGGCGCCAGCCTCTGAATGCG is a genomic window containing:
- a CDS encoding PTS transporter subunit EIIC; the protein is MEKTAALASGILQGIGGEQNIQRLENCMTRVRVEVHDDERLDLARLKQLPGVSGYVKQGQQHQLIVGPGKAAKVVDAMRALMVGGDATASFDDAERTKAQAKAKYKAPMSDALRQLANVFIPLIPAFIASGLITGIINILKRPDIVGDFATHYPNLLGILGIFGSAVFAIMNILVGVNTAKVFGGSLAMGGVMAGILSSPQLAQITLFGEALQPGRGGVIAVLLVVILMCWIEKRLRAVLPGSIELILNPLLTTLITGSVAIVALQPLGGWISEAIAHGASLAIDRGGLLVGAVLSGTFLPLVLTGLHQGLVPIHVELVQAHGYNALLPILSMAGVGQVGAAIAVLMKTRNARLKKVIKGALPVGLLGIGEPLIFGVTLPLGKPFLAACLGGAVGGALVSYWKVATVITFGISGLPLALTIVTGKVMLYLLGYLVAVIAGFLFTWLLGFNDPEE